A stretch of the Streptomyces venezuelae genome encodes the following:
- a CDS encoding sodium-translocating pyrophosphatase: protein MTGLFTPTAAAVLTDDNRLIVIVIAAVALAALVVAQLLVRQVLAADEGTDSMKKIAAAVQEGANAYLGRQLRTLGIFAVVVFFLLFLLPADNWTQRAGRSAFFLVGALFSAATGYIGMRLAVRANVRVAAAAREATPAKGEPAKDLTAVAHKAMKIAFRTGGVVGMFTVGLGLFGASCVVLVYAADAPKVLEGFGLGAALIAMFMRVGGGIFTKAADVGADLVGKVEQGIPEDDPRNAATIADNVGDNVGDCAGMAADLFESYAVTLVAALILGKAAFGDLGLAFPLIVPAIGVVTAMIGIFAVSPRRTDRSGMTAINRGFFISAVISLVLVAIAVYAYLPATYKELRGVENAAITGHAGDPRVLALVAVAIGIVLAALIQQLTGYFTETNRRPVRDIGKSSLTGPATVVLAGISVGLESAVYTALLIGLGVYGAFLLGGTSIMLALFAVALAGTGLLTTVGVIVAMDTFGPVSDNAQGIAEMSGDVEGAGAQVLTDLDAVGNTTKAITKGIAIATAVLAAAALFGSYSDAIAGAIRDVGVKTGDMALSLDIAQPNNLVGLILGAAVVFLFSGLAINAVSRSAGSVVYEVRRQFREHPGIMNYTEKPEYGRVVDICTKDALRELATPGLLAVMAPIAVGFTLGVGALGSYLAGAIACGTLMAVFLANSGGAWDNAKKLVEDGHHGGKGSEAHAATVIGDTVGDPFKDTAGPAINPLLKVMNLVALLIAPAVVQFSYGDDASPVVRAVVAVFAIAVIVGAVYVSKRRGIAVGDDGADGATERVAQQADPAVVS, encoded by the coding sequence ATGACGGGGCTCTTCACCCCCACGGCGGCAGCGGTACTGACCGATGACAATCGGTTGATCGTGATCGTCATCGCGGCCGTCGCACTGGCCGCGCTCGTCGTTGCCCAACTCCTGGTCCGCCAGGTGCTCGCAGCCGACGAAGGCACCGACAGTATGAAAAAGATCGCGGCAGCCGTTCAGGAAGGCGCCAACGCCTACCTCGGCCGGCAGCTGCGCACCCTCGGCATCTTCGCCGTCGTGGTGTTCTTCCTGCTCTTCCTGCTGCCCGCCGACAACTGGACCCAGCGGGCCGGACGTTCCGCCTTCTTCCTGGTCGGCGCGCTGTTCTCGGCCGCCACCGGCTACATCGGCATGCGGCTGGCGGTACGCGCCAACGTCCGCGTCGCCGCCGCCGCCCGCGAGGCCACCCCTGCCAAGGGCGAACCCGCCAAGGACCTGACCGCCGTGGCCCACAAGGCCATGAAGATCGCCTTCCGCACCGGCGGTGTGGTCGGCATGTTCACCGTCGGCCTCGGCCTGTTCGGCGCCTCCTGCGTCGTCCTGGTCTACGCCGCGGACGCACCCAAGGTCCTGGAGGGCTTCGGCCTCGGCGCCGCCCTGATCGCGATGTTCATGCGCGTCGGCGGCGGCATCTTCACCAAGGCCGCCGACGTCGGCGCCGACCTGGTCGGCAAGGTCGAACAGGGCATTCCGGAGGACGATCCGCGCAATGCCGCGACCATCGCCGACAATGTGGGCGACAACGTCGGCGACTGCGCCGGGATGGCAGCCGACCTCTTCGAGTCCTACGCGGTCACCCTGGTGGCCGCCCTGATCCTCGGCAAGGCGGCCTTCGGCGACCTCGGCCTCGCCTTCCCCCTGATCGTCCCCGCCATCGGTGTGGTCACCGCGATGATCGGCATCTTCGCCGTCTCCCCGCGCCGCACCGACCGCAGCGGCATGACCGCCATCAACCGCGGCTTCTTCATCTCCGCCGTGATCTCGCTGGTGCTGGTCGCGATCGCCGTCTACGCCTACCTGCCGGCCACCTACAAGGAGCTCCGCGGCGTCGAGAACGCGGCCATCACGGGCCACGCCGGCGACCCGCGCGTCCTCGCCCTCGTCGCCGTCGCCATCGGCATCGTGCTGGCGGCCCTCATCCAGCAGCTCACCGGCTACTTCACCGAGACCAACCGGCGCCCCGTCCGGGACATCGGCAAGTCCTCGCTGACCGGCCCGGCCACGGTCGTCCTCGCCGGCATCTCCGTCGGCCTCGAATCCGCCGTCTACACCGCGCTGCTCATCGGCCTCGGCGTCTACGGCGCGTTCCTGCTCGGCGGCACCTCGATCATGCTCGCCCTCTTCGCCGTGGCCCTGGCCGGCACCGGCCTGCTCACCACCGTGGGCGTGATCGTCGCCATGGACACCTTCGGCCCGGTCTCCGACAACGCCCAGGGCATCGCCGAGATGTCCGGGGACGTCGAGGGCGCCGGCGCGCAGGTCCTCACCGACCTGGACGCGGTGGGCAACACCACCAAGGCCATCACCAAGGGCATCGCCATCGCCACCGCCGTCCTTGCCGCGGCGGCGCTCTTCGGCTCGTACAGCGATGCCATCGCGGGCGCCATCAGGGACGTCGGGGTCAAGACCGGGGATATGGCCCTCAGCCTGGACATCGCCCAGCCCAACAACCTGGTCGGGCTGATCCTCGGTGCGGCCGTCGTCTTCCTCTTCTCCGGACTCGCCATCAATGCGGTCTCCCGCTCGGCCGGTTCGGTGGTCTACGAGGTGCGCCGCCAGTTCCGCGAGCACCCCGGGATCATGAACTACACCGAGAAGCCCGAGTACGGGCGCGTCGTGGACATCTGCACCAAGGACGCGCTCCGCGAACTCGCCACCCCCGGACTGCTCGCCGTGATGGCCCCCATCGCGGTCGGGTTCACCCTCGGCGTCGGCGCGCTCGGCTCGTACCTCGCCGGAGCGATCGCCTGCGGCACCCTGATGGCCGTCTTCCTCGCCAACTCGGGCGGCGCCTGGGACAACGCGAAGAAGCTGGTCGAGGACGGGCACCACGGCGGCAAGGGCAGCGAGGCGCACGCCGCGACCGTCATCGGCGACACGGTCGGCGACCCGTTCAAGGACACCGCCGGACCCGCCATCAACCCGCTGCTCAAGGTCATGAACCTGGTGGCGCTGCTGATCGCCCCGGCCGTCGTGCAGTTCAGCTACGGCGACGACGCGAGCCCGGTGGTCCGCGCCGTGGTGGCGGTCTTCGCGATCGCCGTCATCGTCGGCGCGGTGTACGTGTCGAAGCGCCGCGGTATCGCGGTCGGCGACGACGGCGCGGACGGGGCCACGGAGCGGGTCGCCCAGCAGGCCGACCCGGCGGTCGTGTCCTGA
- a CDS encoding small secreted protein codes for MKKKLGAVVSGGAVLMLVLSGCGGDDGDTKADDWAKKVCDKWQPEYKKIDAANAEMKRVASESSKPEEVQKTDSAAFQTMSEAFTGISAALRGAGDPGGKDGKATAEAAAKSFENTAKGYTELKIKMDALDAKDQAKFAEGLLGLSGGLEKVAADEKAAKEQLKAGSLEKAMAKQKGCQAATPAPAQS; via the coding sequence GTGAAGAAGAAGCTTGGGGCCGTGGTCTCCGGCGGTGCGGTGCTGATGCTCGTACTGTCCGGCTGCGGTGGCGATGACGGTGACACGAAGGCCGACGACTGGGCCAAGAAGGTCTGCGACAAGTGGCAGCCCGAATACAAAAAGATCGATGCTGCCAACGCCGAGATGAAGCGGGTGGCCTCCGAGAGCAGTAAGCCCGAAGAGGTGCAGAAGACCGACTCGGCCGCCTTCCAGACCATGTCCGAGGCGTTCACCGGCATCAGTGCCGCACTGCGCGGGGCCGGGGATCCGGGGGGCAAGGACGGCAAGGCGACGGCGGAGGCCGCGGCCAAGAGCTTCGAGAACACGGCCAAGGGCTACACCGAGCTCAAGATCAAGATGGATGCGCTCGACGCCAAGGACCAGGCGAAGTTCGCCGAGGGGCTGCTGGGGCTCTCGGGCGGCCTGGAGAAGGTCGCCGCGGACGAGAAGGCGGCCAAGGAACAGCTCAAGGCCGGCAGCCTGGAGAAGGCGATGGCCAAGCAGAAGGGCTGCCAGGCCGCGACCCCGGCGCCTGCACAGAGCTGA
- a CDS encoding methyltransferase, with translation MSTSRLPSSDRAAALRAALLSAGFTADGLLDLLGAPAYAALARSETVPALRATRGDGPQASLVRLFLLQQPVPYEHAAAALPVEEALADGWLRRDGAEVSATVDVRPYGGPDGQDWFIVSDLGCAVGGAGGIGSHEEGVVLGVGGASTTLAGITVRTPVGSALDLGTGSGIQALHAAQHATRVTATDVNPRALEFTRLTLALSGAPEAELLTGSLFEPVGEATYDLIVSNPPFVISPAARLTYRDGGMGGDDLCRTLVQQAGAHLNPGGYAQFLANWQHVEGEDWRDRLRSWVPRGCDAWIVQREVQDVTQYAELWLRDAGDHRTAPEEYAERYEAWLDEFEARKTKAVGFGWITLRRSDADIPSVVVEEWPHPVEQPLGETVLAHFARQDYLRDHDDASLLEAHFRLVAEVMQEQVGAPGAEDPEHVVLRQNRGMRRATKVDTVGAGFAGVCDGSLSAGRILDAIAQLVQEDPVVLRDRTPESIRLLVEQGFLEPAEIPER, from the coding sequence GTGAGTACCAGCCGCCTGCCTTCGTCCGACCGCGCCGCCGCCCTGCGCGCCGCCCTGCTCTCCGCCGGCTTCACCGCCGATGGCCTGCTCGACCTGCTCGGCGCCCCCGCGTACGCGGCGCTCGCCCGCAGCGAGACGGTGCCCGCGCTGCGCGCCACCCGGGGCGACGGCCCGCAAGCGAGCCTGGTCCGGCTGTTCCTGCTCCAGCAGCCCGTCCCGTACGAGCACGCGGCAGCCGCCCTGCCCGTCGAGGAGGCGCTGGCCGACGGCTGGCTCCGCCGCGACGGCGCAGAGGTCTCCGCCACCGTCGATGTCCGCCCGTACGGCGGCCCGGACGGCCAGGACTGGTTCATCGTCTCGGACCTCGGCTGCGCGGTCGGCGGGGCCGGCGGCATCGGCAGTCACGAGGAGGGCGTGGTCCTCGGCGTCGGCGGCGCCTCCACCACCCTCGCCGGGATCACCGTCCGTACCCCGGTCGGCTCCGCCCTGGACCTCGGCACCGGCTCCGGCATCCAGGCGCTGCACGCCGCCCAGCACGCAACCCGGGTCACCGCCACCGACGTCAACCCGCGCGCACTGGAGTTCACCCGGCTCACCCTGGCCCTGTCCGGCGCGCCCGAGGCCGAGCTCCTCACCGGCTCGCTGTTCGAGCCGGTCGGCGAGGCGACGTACGACCTGATTGTTTCCAACCCGCCCTTCGTGATCTCTCCCGCCGCCCGGCTCACCTACCGGGACGGCGGCATGGGCGGCGACGACCTGTGCCGCACCCTGGTGCAGCAGGCGGGCGCCCACCTCAACCCGGGCGGGTACGCGCAGTTCCTGGCGAACTGGCAGCACGTGGAGGGCGAGGACTGGCGGGACCGGCTGCGGTCCTGGGTGCCGCGCGGCTGCGACGCCTGGATCGTGCAGCGCGAGGTGCAGGACGTGACGCAATACGCGGAACTCTGGCTCCGCGACGCCGGCGACCACCGCACGGCTCCCGAGGAGTACGCCGAACGGTACGAGGCCTGGCTGGACGAGTTCGAGGCCCGCAAGACCAAGGCCGTCGGATTCGGCTGGATCACGCTGCGCCGCAGCGACGCGGACATCCCGTCCGTCGTGGTCGAGGAGTGGCCGCACCCGGTGGAGCAGCCGCTCGGCGAGACCGTCCTGGCCCACTTCGCCCGCCAGGACTACCTGCGCGACCACGACGACGCCTCCCTGCTGGAGGCGCATTTCCGGCTGGTCGCCGAGGTGATGCAGGAGCAGGTCGGCGCGCCCGGCGCGGAGGACCCCGAGCACGTGGTGCTCCGGCAGAACCGCGGGATGCGGCGGGCCACCAAGGTGGACACGGTCGGGGCGGGCTTCGCCGGAGTGTGCGACGGCTCACTCAGCGCGGGGCGGATCCTGGACGCCATCGCCCAGCTGGTGCAGGAGGACCCGGTCGTGCTGCGCGACCGCACGCCCGAGTCGATCCGGCTGCTGGTGGAGCAGGGCTTCCTGGAGCCGGCGGAGATTCCGGAACGCTGA
- the topA gene encoding type I DNA topoisomerase: MSPTSETAKGGRRLVIVESPAKAKTIKGYLGPGYVVEASVGHIRDLPNGAAEVPEKYTGEVRRLGVDVEHDFQPIYVVNADKKAQVRKLKELLAESDELFLATDEDREGEAIAWHLQEVLKPKVPVHRMVFHEITKDAIRDAVANPRELNQRMVDAQETRRILDRLYGYEVSPVLWKKVMPKLSAGRVQSVATRLVVERERERIAFRSAEYWDLTGTFATGRAGDASDPSSLVARLNSVDGRRIAQGRDFGSNGQLKSDVLHLDEANARALAAALAETSFAVRSVESKPYRRSPYAPFRTTTLQQEASRKLGFGAKATMQVAQKLYENGFITYMRTDSTILSDTAVAAARAQVTQLYGADYLPPQPRVYAGKVKNAQEAHEAIRPSGDRFRTPAETGLTGDQFRLYELIWKRTVASQMKDATGNSVTVKIGGRASDGRDAEFSASGKTITFHGFMKAYVEGADDPNAELDDRERRLPQVAEGDALTAEEITADGHATKPPARYTEASLVKELEEREIGRPSTYASIIGTILDRGYVFKKGTALVPSFLSFAVVNLLEKHFGRLVDYDFTAKMEDDLDRIARGEAQSVPWLKRFYFGGEEAAGAADASAAGNGDGDHLGGLKELVTDLGAIDAREISSFPVGEGIVLRVGRYGPYVERGEKDAEGHQRADVPDDLAPDELTVAYAEELFAKPSGEFELGKDPVSGNEIVAKDGRYGPYVTEILPEGTPKTGKNAVKPRTASLFKSMSLDTVTLDDALKLMSLPRVVGADAEGVEITAQNGRYGPYLKKGTDSRSLETEDQLFTITLDEALAIYAQPKQRGRAAAKPPLKELGTDPVSERPVVVKDGRFGPYVTDGETNATLRRDDDVETITPERGYELLAEKRAKGPAKKTAKKAPAKKATAKKATAAKKTTAAKKTTAAKKTTAAKTAATKKATATKKATAAAKTTTAAASDE; this comes from the coding sequence TTGTCCCCGACTAGCGAGACCGCAAAGGGCGGTCGCCGACTCGTCATCGTCGAGTCCCCTGCCAAGGCGAAGACGATCAAGGGCTACCTCGGCCCGGGATACGTCGTCGAGGCGAGCGTCGGGCACATCCGCGACCTCCCGAACGGTGCGGCGGAGGTGCCCGAGAAGTACACGGGTGAGGTGCGCCGCCTCGGCGTGGACGTCGAGCACGACTTCCAGCCGATCTACGTCGTCAACGCCGACAAGAAGGCCCAGGTCAGGAAGCTCAAGGAGCTGCTGGCCGAGTCCGACGAACTCTTCCTCGCCACCGATGAGGACCGCGAGGGCGAGGCCATCGCGTGGCACCTGCAGGAAGTCCTCAAGCCCAAGGTCCCGGTCCACCGGATGGTCTTCCACGAGATCACCAAGGACGCGATCCGCGACGCCGTGGCCAACCCGCGCGAGCTGAACCAGCGCATGGTCGACGCCCAGGAGACCCGCCGCATCCTCGACCGCCTCTACGGCTACGAGGTCTCGCCGGTCCTGTGGAAGAAGGTCATGCCGAAACTGTCGGCGGGCCGCGTCCAGTCCGTCGCCACCCGGCTCGTCGTCGAGCGAGAGCGCGAGCGCATCGCCTTCCGCTCCGCCGAGTACTGGGACCTGACCGGCACCTTCGCCACCGGCCGCGCCGGTGACGCCTCCGACCCGTCCTCGCTGGTCGCCCGGCTGAACTCGGTCGACGGCCGGCGTATCGCCCAGGGCCGCGACTTCGGCTCGAACGGGCAGCTCAAGAGCGATGTCCTGCACCTGGACGAGGCGAATGCGCGCGCCCTGGCCGCCGCCCTCGCCGAGACCTCCTTCGCGGTCCGCTCGGTCGAGTCCAAGCCGTACCGGCGCTCCCCGTACGCCCCGTTCCGTACGACCACGCTGCAGCAGGAGGCCTCGCGCAAGCTGGGCTTCGGTGCGAAGGCGACCATGCAGGTGGCGCAGAAGCTGTACGAGAACGGCTTCATCACGTACATGCGTACGGACTCGACCATCCTGTCCGACACGGCCGTCGCGGCGGCCCGGGCCCAGGTCACCCAGCTGTACGGCGCCGACTACCTGCCGCCGCAGCCGCGGGTCTACGCGGGCAAGGTCAAGAACGCGCAGGAGGCGCACGAGGCGATCCGGCCTTCGGGTGATCGTTTCCGCACGCCTGCCGAGACCGGCCTGACCGGCGACCAGTTCCGCCTGTACGAGCTGATCTGGAAGCGGACCGTCGCCTCCCAGATGAAGGACGCGACCGGGAACTCGGTCACCGTGAAGATCGGCGGCAGGGCGAGCGACGGCCGGGACGCCGAGTTCTCCGCCTCCGGCAAGACGATCACCTTCCACGGCTTCATGAAGGCGTACGTCGAGGGCGCGGACGACCCGAACGCCGAGCTCGACGACCGCGAGCGGCGGCTGCCGCAGGTCGCCGAGGGCGACGCGCTGACCGCCGAGGAGATCACGGCGGACGGCCACGCCACCAAGCCGCCGGCCCGCTACACCGAGGCCTCGCTGGTCAAGGAGCTGGAAGAGCGCGAGATCGGCCGCCCGTCGACCTACGCGTCGATCATCGGCACCATCCTGGACCGCGGCTACGTCTTCAAGAAGGGCACCGCACTCGTCCCGTCCTTCCTGTCCTTCGCCGTGGTCAACCTGCTGGAGAAGCACTTCGGCCGGCTCGTCGACTACGACTTCACCGCGAAGATGGAGGACGACCTCGACCGGATCGCGCGCGGCGAGGCGCAGTCCGTGCCGTGGCTGAAGCGCTTCTACTTCGGCGGGGAGGAGGCGGCCGGCGCCGCCGACGCCTCCGCCGCCGGGAACGGCGACGGCGACCACCTCGGCGGTCTCAAGGAACTGGTCACCGACCTCGGCGCGATCGATGCGCGGGAGATCTCCTCCTTCCCGGTGGGCGAGGGCATCGTGCTCCGGGTCGGCCGCTACGGCCCGTACGTCGAGCGCGGCGAGAAGGACGCAGAGGGCCACCAGCGGGCCGACGTACCGGACGACCTCGCTCCGGACGAGCTGACGGTGGCGTACGCGGAGGAGCTGTTCGCGAAGCCGAGCGGCGAGTTCGAGCTGGGCAAGGACCCGGTCAGCGGGAACGAGATCGTCGCCAAGGACGGCCGGTACGGCCCGTACGTGACGGAGATCCTCCCCGAGGGCACCCCGAAGACCGGCAAGAACGCGGTCAAGCCGCGGACCGCCTCGCTGTTCAAGTCGATGTCCCTGGACACCGTCACCCTGGACGACGCGCTGAAGCTGATGTCGCTGCCGCGCGTGGTGGGTGCCGACGCCGAGGGCGTGGAGATCACTGCGCAGAACGGCCGGTACGGCCCGTACCTGAAGAAGGGCACGGACTCGCGCTCCCTGGAGACCGAGGACCAGCTCTTCACCATCACCCTGGACGAGGCGCTGGCGATCTACGCCCAGCCGAAGCAGCGCGGCCGGGCGGCGGCCAAGCCGCCGCTGAAGGAACTGGGTACCGACCCGGTCAGCGAGCGGCCGGTGGTCGTGAAGGACGGCCGCTTCGGTCCGTACGTGACGGACGGCGAGACGAACGCGACGCTGCGGCGGGACGACGACGTCGAGACGATCACGCCGGAGCGGGGCTACGAGCTGCTCGCCGAGAAGCGGGCGAAGGGGCCCGCGAAGAAGACGGCGAAGAAGGCTCCGGCCAAGAAGGCGACCGCGAAGAAGGCCACGGCCGCGAAGAAGACGACGGCGGCCAAGAAGACGACGGCCGCGAAGAAGACGACGGCCGCGAAGACGGCCGCCACCAAGAAGGCGACGGCCACCAAGAAGGCGACCGCCGCCGCGAAGACGACGACGGCGGCTGCGTCGGACGAGTAG
- the tmk gene encoding dTMP kinase yields the protein MTRAEQPTVVPSGKDPVNPTYDEALAADSRERAVRALLRTPRLRRLWSAQLVSGIGDALALLVLVLLAYQAAVSEAAFGGGYRGAALAVTAVFAVRILATLLTGAVLLGPLSGLLAPREHGGRLDRRWTMIGADGFRLALFVVAPLWLDWIPGQALTALLATVFAAGVAERLWTLAKESAAPALLPEPPPEGATVRPLPDHLDALRRLTLRTSFAALPVAAAVLLAATLVGAALGLGVEWFAANRAALGSYVAAGLFAASVSLLLPLVLPGAKTPRPRSPLEGLRAPKAADAPEKGRTGIIPLLVLACAAVAGAVSCAVAVSVLHAFDLGGGPAGFALLVLALSGGTVAGIRATQAGKVLPALSRRRLLALAIAVTGLALLLMGLVPDLATVVFLAVLAGTAAGVAANTGHTLIDQETEEFRRPRVTQHLQAVVRVAVAVGAVAAPALAAAIGPHRLGGDEVVFAHGGAAFTLMLVGALLLPVAVTVLARADDRSGVPLRRDLREALRGGEPDQAPAAGGFFIALEGGDGAGKSTQVQALAEWIRGKGHEVVVTREPGATPVGKRLRSILLDVSSAGLSNRAEALLYAADRAEHVDTVVRPALERGAVVISDRYIDSSVAYQGAGRDLSPTEIARISRWATDGLVPNLTVLLDVSPEAARERFTEAPDRLESEPAEFHQRVRAGFLTLAAADPGRYLVVDAGQDPESVTTVVRHRLDRMLPLSEAEVQAQAEARRLAEEEAKRKAAEEAARKAEEERLRAEEEARRKAEEEAARIKAAEEAARKAEEERLRAEAEERARAEAEAARRAAEERQRAEAEQARLEAQRLRAEAEEKARKAEEERLRRQAEEEARLRAEAEEKRREKQRRAEEALLKAEEARRLAAASAAAAAAAAAEAAASSAASASAGLAGASGASASSASSASSGPSGPSGAGADQGRPRVGLTKEPAPDAARDPRRAQPHHPDDAVTVETPVVSAAPDRRVMRPDDITETVPVPKIDPAAETSVLPPVRVAGPADETAVLPPVRPGEDPADRVPPGIFRDSAGGTDVTRELPAVDGSGRPRRRSDWAEETPLDDLPSLADELLGPHRDEDDGDDTGSSRRRRR from the coding sequence ATGACGCGAGCCGAGCAGCCGACGGTCGTGCCCTCCGGGAAGGACCCCGTGAACCCCACCTACGACGAAGCCCTGGCCGCGGACTCCCGCGAGCGGGCGGTGCGCGCCCTGCTGCGCACGCCCCGGCTCCGCCGGCTGTGGAGCGCCCAGCTGGTCAGCGGTATCGGCGATGCCCTGGCCCTGCTGGTCCTGGTCCTGCTGGCCTACCAGGCGGCCGTCAGCGAGGCCGCCTTCGGCGGCGGCTACCGGGGCGCCGCCCTCGCGGTCACCGCCGTGTTCGCGGTGCGGATCCTCGCCACGCTGCTCACCGGCGCCGTGCTGCTGGGCCCGCTGTCCGGGCTGCTCGCCCCGCGCGAGCACGGCGGCAGGCTGGACCGCCGCTGGACCATGATCGGTGCCGACGGTTTCCGGCTGGCCCTCTTCGTCGTCGCCCCGCTGTGGCTCGACTGGATCCCGGGGCAGGCCCTGACCGCGCTGCTCGCCACCGTCTTCGCCGCCGGTGTCGCCGAGCGCCTGTGGACCCTGGCCAAGGAGAGCGCGGCCCCCGCCCTGCTGCCCGAGCCGCCGCCCGAGGGGGCGACCGTACGGCCGCTGCCCGACCATCTCGACGCACTGCGCCGGCTGACCCTCCGTACGAGCTTCGCCGCGCTGCCCGTCGCCGCCGCGGTGCTGCTCGCCGCCACCCTTGTCGGTGCGGCCCTCGGCCTCGGCGTGGAGTGGTTCGCGGCGAACCGGGCCGCCCTCGGCTCGTACGTGGCCGCCGGGCTGTTCGCCGCCTCCGTGTCCCTGCTGCTGCCGCTGGTACTTCCCGGGGCGAAGACCCCCCGGCCGCGTTCGCCGCTGGAGGGCCTGCGGGCCCCGAAGGCCGCGGACGCCCCGGAGAAGGGCCGCACCGGGATCATCCCGCTGCTCGTCCTGGCCTGCGCGGCCGTCGCCGGAGCGGTGTCCTGCGCGGTGGCCGTCTCGGTGCTGCACGCATTCGACCTGGGCGGCGGCCCGGCCGGCTTTGCGCTGCTGGTCCTCGCGCTGAGCGGGGGCACCGTGGCCGGCATCCGGGCCACCCAGGCCGGCAAGGTGCTGCCCGCGCTGTCCCGGCGCCGCCTGCTGGCCCTGGCCATAGCGGTCACCGGACTGGCACTGCTGCTGATGGGCCTGGTCCCGGACCTGGCCACGGTCGTCTTCCTGGCGGTGCTGGCCGGTACCGCCGCGGGGGTCGCCGCCAACACCGGACACACCCTGATCGACCAGGAGACCGAGGAATTCCGCCGGCCCCGGGTCACCCAGCACCTCCAGGCCGTCGTACGGGTCGCCGTGGCGGTCGGCGCGGTCGCCGCGCCGGCGCTGGCCGCGGCCATCGGCCCGCACCGGCTGGGCGGCGACGAGGTGGTGTTCGCCCACGGCGGCGCGGCCTTCACCCTGATGCTGGTCGGCGCGCTGCTGCTGCCGGTGGCCGTGACCGTGCTGGCCCGTGCCGACGACCGCAGCGGCGTACCGCTCCGGCGCGACCTGCGGGAGGCGCTGCGCGGCGGCGAGCCGGACCAGGCGCCGGCCGCCGGCGGGTTCTTCATCGCCCTGGAGGGCGGGGACGGAGCCGGAAAGTCCACGCAGGTGCAGGCGCTGGCCGAGTGGATACGGGGCAAGGGCCACGAGGTCGTGGTGACCCGCGAGCCCGGCGCCACACCGGTCGGCAAGCGGCTCCGCTCGATCCTCCTCGACGTGTCCTCGGCCGGGCTGTCGAACCGCGCCGAGGCCCTGCTGTACGCCGCCGACCGGGCGGAGCACGTGGACACCGTGGTGCGGCCGGCCCTGGAGCGGGGCGCGGTGGTCATCTCCGACCGCTACATCGACTCCTCGGTGGCCTACCAGGGCGCCGGGCGTGACCTGTCGCCCACCGAGATCGCGCGGATCTCGCGCTGGGCGACGGACGGGCTGGTGCCCAACCTGACCGTGCTGCTGGACGTGTCGCCGGAGGCGGCCCGGGAGCGGTTCACGGAGGCGCCGGACCGGCTGGAGTCGGAGCCGGCCGAGTTCCACCAGCGGGTGCGCGCCGGATTCCTGACCCTGGCGGCGGCCGACCCGGGCCGTTACCTGGTGGTGGACGCCGGACAGGACCCGGAATCGGTGACCACGGTCGTACGGCACCGCCTGGACCGGATGCTTCCGCTCTCCGAGGCCGAGGTGCAGGCCCAGGCCGAGGCCCGTCGGCTGGCCGAGGAGGAAGCGAAGCGCAAGGCCGCCGAAGAGGCGGCGCGCAAGGCCGAGGAGGAGCGGCTCCGCGCCGAGGAAGAGGCGCGGCGCAAGGCGGAGGAGGAAGCCGCCCGCATCAAGGCCGCGGAAGAAGCCGCCCGCAAGGCGGAGGAGGAGCGGCTCCGCGCCGAGGCGGAGGAGCGCGCCCGGGCGGAGGCCGAGGCGGCCCGCCGGGCGGCGGAGGAACGGCAGCGCGCCGAGGCCGAGCAGGCCCGGCTGGAAGCCCAGCGGCTGCGTGCGGAGGCCGAGGAGAAGGCCCGCAAGGCGGAGGAAGAGCGGCTGCGGCGGCAGGCGGAGGAGGAGGCCCGGCTGCGGGCCGAGGCCGAGGAGAAGCGGCGCGAGAAGCAGCGGCGGGCCGAGGAGGCCCTGCTGAAGGCGGAGGAGGCGCGCCGGCTTGCGGCGGCTTCTGCGGCGGCTGCGGCTGCTGCTGCGGCCGAGGCGGCGGCGTCTTCTGCGGCTTCTGCGTCGGCTGGGTTGGCCGGGGCGTCTGGGGCATCTGCGTCGTCTGCGTCGTCTGCGTCGTCTGGGCCGTCTGGGCCGTCTGGGGCGGGCGCCGATCAGGGCAGGCCGCGGGTCGGCCTGACCAAGGAGCCCGCGCCGGACGCGGCACGCGACCCGCGCCGGGCGCAGCCGCACCACCCCGACGACGCGGTGACCGTCGAGACGCCCGTGGTGTCGGCCGCCCCCGACCGGCGGGTGATGCGGCCGGACGACATCACCGAGACCGTTCCGGTTCCGAAGATCGACCCGGCTGCCGAGACCTCCGTACTGCCCCCCGTACGGGTGGCCGGTCCGGCCGACGAAACGGCCGTACTGCCTCCGGTCCGGCCCGGGGAGGACCCCGCGGACCGGGTGCCGCCGGGCATCTTCCGGGATTCGGCCGGCGGTACGGATGTGACCCGGGAGCTGCCCGCGGTCGACGGATCCGGCCGTCCGCGGCGCCGGTCCGACTGGGCGGAGGAGACCCCGCTGGACGATCTGCCCTCCCTGGCGGACGAGCTGCTCGGCCCCCACCGGGACGAGGACGACGGGGACGACACGGGGTCCTCGCGCCGGCGCCGCCGCTGA